Proteins co-encoded in one Acidobacteriota bacterium genomic window:
- a CDS encoding MauE/DoxX family redox-associated membrane protein, with amino-acid sequence MSEQSFSWWRVGIGKAGGVFLGAVLLFAAWAKAIHPDLFVEQISHHGLDFLLSAQAVAYIALVIEIVLGMALLLGVDRLWVLWPSAALVAFFLFLTGHNYYLDSQGLLEEGAGCGCFGSLVQRTPAEAFWQDLLLLVPPLMLAFWGRRRGESSFPTLRLAAGVLLAGAGLWLTANAYELPLDDYATQLAEGDRVEKICLGEGAGEVCLPDLFPGLQEGDHVVILSKLGDAQLLSAMPQINQYAMSGTGPKLWVGTPDLPEEIFNFTFSQGPAFEPREVSETFLKPLVRRLPRSFVVRDGVVEETFSGLPPLQDLSGQPAT; translated from the coding sequence ATGAGCGAGCAGTCCTTTTCCTGGTGGCGAGTCGGAATCGGTAAAGCGGGCGGCGTCTTTCTGGGGGCCGTACTCCTCTTCGCGGCTTGGGCCAAAGCCATCCATCCCGACCTCTTCGTCGAGCAGATTAGCCATCACGGACTCGACTTTCTGCTCTCGGCCCAAGCGGTGGCCTACATCGCGCTGGTCATCGAGATCGTCCTGGGTATGGCTCTGCTGCTGGGCGTCGACCGTCTCTGGGTGCTCTGGCCCAGCGCAGCTTTGGTGGCCTTCTTTCTCTTCTTAACGGGTCACAACTACTATCTCGACAGCCAGGGTCTGCTGGAGGAAGGCGCCGGTTGCGGCTGTTTCGGAAGTCTCGTCCAACGCACCCCGGCCGAGGCTTTCTGGCAGGATCTGTTGCTGCTCGTGCCTCCCTTGATGCTGGCCTTTTGGGGACGGCGCCGGGGAGAGTCGTCCTTCCCGACTTTGCGCCTGGCCGCCGGTGTTCTTCTTGCGGGTGCCGGGCTTTGGCTGACCGCCAACGCCTACGAGTTGCCCCTTGACGATTACGCCACCCAGCTCGCAGAGGGCGACCGGGTGGAGAAGATCTGCCTGGGCGAGGGCGCCGGGGAGGTGTGCCTGCCTGACCTGTTTCCCGGACTGCAAGAGGGAGACCACGTCGTCATCCTGTCCAAGCTCGGTGACGCCCAATTGCTTTCGGCCATGCCCCAGATCAACCAGTACGCCATGAGCGGCACGGGACCCAAGCTGTGGGTGGGCACGCCCGACCTTCCCGAAGAAATCTTCAACTTCACCTTCAGCCAGGGACCGGCCTTCGAGCCCCGCGAAGTGTCGGAGACCTTCCTCAAGCCGCTGGTGCGAAGACTGCCGCGCTCGTTTGTGGTGCGCGACGGGGTGGTGGAGGAGACCTTTTCGGGCTTGCCGCCGCTGCAGGACCTGTCGGGGCAGCCGGCCACCTGA
- a CDS encoding pyrroloquinoline quinone-dependent dehydrogenase: MKKTGRKASLLVAALLAMLAPAGFWAEAQSPTAAPAQQDGESTWTHYGADMGGTRFSPAGQITADNVARLEQAWSYGSGDVSRGERGRRKSKFEATPILFEGTLYFSTPFSRVIALDPAGGKERWTFDPKIDLEEGYSESLVTRGVAAWRDPRAERGTACAARIFFASQDARLHALDASTGRPCQDFASGRPLDLKKGVGQVEIGEYEVTSPPTVVGDIVVVGSAQGDNRRVEVEWGTVRAYDLRSGRLRWSFNPVPKRPSDPGWEAWNPESARRTGAANAWTVFSADPERGLVFVPTGSAAPDFYGGERPGDNRYANSIVALRAEDGSVAWHFQVVHHDLWDYDIAAQPILFDLQREGETVPVVVANTKMGQVFVLHRESGKPVFAVEERPVPQSDVEGEQSWPTQPFSSLPWLHDPMPDEPEAWGISEEDREYCSRALKELRWKGVFTPPSLQGSLFWPGNVGGVNWGGAAVHPESGIMVTNVNQLAFQVSLVPRDDFERRRRQAEKDRLDLQFTAQRGTPYGMSRRPLLSPSRLPCTPPPWGKTVALDLKAGKILWEIPAGYVKALQDHPRARQWGSITLGGPMITARGLVFVSAAQDENLRALDLKTGRELWSHALPGGGQATPMSYIHQGRQYVVIAAGGHGGLGTTLSDQLVAFALPGGQD; the protein is encoded by the coding sequence ATGAAAAAGACGGGACGAAAGGCTAGCCTTCTGGTTGCGGCCCTGCTGGCGATGCTGGCGCCGGCGGGTTTCTGGGCCGAAGCACAATCACCAACCGCAGCGCCCGCCCAGCAGGACGGCGAAAGCACGTGGACCCATTATGGCGCCGACATGGGAGGCACCCGCTTCTCGCCGGCTGGCCAGATCACGGCCGACAACGTGGCCCGCCTCGAGCAGGCCTGGAGCTATGGCAGCGGAGACGTCAGCCGGGGAGAAAGGGGACGGCGCAAGTCGAAGTTCGAAGCCACGCCGATACTCTTTGAGGGAACGCTCTATTTTTCCACCCCCTTCAGCCGCGTCATCGCTCTCGACCCCGCGGGCGGAAAGGAGAGGTGGACGTTCGATCCCAAGATCGATCTGGAGGAAGGCTATTCCGAATCGCTGGTGACGCGCGGCGTAGCCGCCTGGCGCGATCCCCGAGCCGAGCGAGGGACGGCTTGCGCGGCCCGCATCTTCTTCGCCTCTCAGGATGCCCGTCTGCATGCTCTGGACGCCTCCACGGGACGCCCCTGCCAGGACTTCGCTTCGGGTCGTCCGCTGGACCTCAAAAAGGGTGTGGGCCAAGTCGAAATCGGCGAATACGAAGTCACTTCCCCGCCCACGGTGGTAGGCGACATAGTGGTGGTGGGATCGGCCCAAGGCGACAACCGACGGGTTGAAGTCGAGTGGGGAACGGTGAGGGCCTACGACCTGCGCAGCGGACGCCTGCGCTGGAGCTTCAACCCCGTCCCCAAACGGCCCTCCGATCCCGGATGGGAGGCCTGGAATCCCGAGTCCGCCAGGCGCACGGGAGCCGCCAACGCCTGGACGGTCTTTTCCGCCGATCCTGAACGCGGCCTGGTCTTCGTCCCCACGGGAAGCGCCGCCCCCGACTTCTACGGCGGCGAGCGTCCCGGCGACAACCGCTACGCCAACAGCATCGTGGCCCTGCGCGCCGAGGACGGCTCGGTAGCCTGGCACTTTCAGGTCGTCCACCACGACCTGTGGGACTATGACATCGCCGCCCAGCCCATCCTCTTCGACCTGCAGCGCGAGGGGGAAACCGTCCCCGTGGTAGTGGCCAACACCAAGATGGGACAGGTCTTCGTCCTCCACCGGGAAAGCGGCAAACCGGTCTTTGCGGTGGAAGAGCGTCCCGTGCCGCAGAGCGACGTCGAAGGAGAACAATCCTGGCCCACCCAGCCCTTCTCTTCCCTGCCCTGGCTGCATGACCCCATGCCGGACGAACCGGAAGCCTGGGGGATCTCCGAGGAAGACAGGGAATACTGCAGCCGGGCCTTGAAGGAATTGCGCTGGAAAGGCGTCTTCACTCCGCCCAGCCTGCAAGGCAGCCTCTTCTGGCCGGGAAACGTGGGCGGAGTCAATTGGGGAGGAGCCGCCGTGCACCCCGAGAGCGGAATCATGGTCACCAACGTCAATCAGTTGGCCTTCCAGGTCAGCCTGGTTCCCCGGGACGACTTCGAGCGGCGCCGGCGCCAAGCCGAAAAGGACCGCCTCGACCTGCAATTCACAGCTCAGAGAGGGACGCCCTACGGCATGAGCCGAAGGCCCCTGCTGTCGCCGAGCCGGCTTCCCTGCACGCCTCCTCCCTGGGGCAAAACGGTGGCGCTCGACCTTAAGGCGGGGAAAATCCTCTGGGAGATCCCGGCCGGCTACGTCAAGGCCCTGCAAGACCATCCCCGGGCCAGGCAGTGGGGTTCGATCACCCTGGGGGGCCCCATGATCACCGCCCGGGGACTGGTCTTCGTCTCCGCCGCACAGGACGAGAATCTGCGCGCCCTCGATCTCAAGACGGGAAGGGAGCTGTGGAGTCACGCGCTGCCCGGAGGCGGACAGGCTACCCCTATGAGCTACATCCACCAGGGCCGCCAGTACGTGGTCATCGCCGCCGGAGGACATGGTGGCCTGGGCACCACCCTCTCCGATCAACTGGTGGCCTTCGCCCTGCCCGGCGGGCAGGACTGA
- a CDS encoding histidine kinase, translating into MIARRQSADRSERFTVADLVPSAMLRWGIYFAFWTALGVLNAATAVTDMAPFGTPAYRPIIYEMSSLYMIGLLVPLVAWVTRRFPLRKETWKRHLAAHLLALPLFSLAHTGGMVLLRKIALGLLFAETYVFSSDWVDFRNDLLYEFYKDVGLYWVIVLLAQGWYYYARFRGQQLEASHLQNRLLEARLENIKGRLQPHFLFNTLNMISSLMHEDVEAADRMITRLSDLLRLSLAAEGRQLVPLKEELKTLEIYLEIMETRFAGTLHSEVEVEACLSARQVPPFLLQPLVENAIRHGLSPRSEGGRLRVEIRPSGQDRLLMVVEDDGVGSRLEPEEMLDKGRGLSSTAERLQRLYSDRHSMRLVQSPLGGLRVELEFPSASSTPPAAK; encoded by the coding sequence ATGATTGCCCGCCGGCAGTCGGCCGACAGGTCAGAGCGCTTTACCGTGGCCGATCTGGTCCCCTCCGCCATGCTGCGATGGGGCATCTATTTCGCCTTCTGGACGGCGTTGGGTGTCCTCAACGCGGCCACCGCGGTAACCGACATGGCGCCCTTCGGCACTCCGGCCTACAGACCCATCATCTACGAGATGTCCAGCCTCTACATGATCGGCCTGCTGGTGCCTCTGGTGGCCTGGGTCACCCGCCGCTTCCCGCTGCGAAAGGAGACGTGGAAAAGGCACCTGGCCGCCCACCTGCTGGCTCTTCCCCTCTTCTCGCTGGCCCACACCGGGGGCATGGTCCTGTTGCGCAAGATTGCCCTGGGCCTGCTCTTTGCGGAGACCTACGTCTTCAGCAGCGATTGGGTCGATTTCAGGAACGACCTGCTCTACGAGTTCTACAAAGACGTGGGCCTTTACTGGGTCATCGTGCTGCTGGCCCAGGGCTGGTATTACTACGCCCGTTTCCGCGGGCAGCAACTGGAAGCCTCGCACCTGCAAAACCGCCTGCTGGAGGCCCGCCTGGAGAACATCAAGGGACGCCTGCAACCTCACTTCCTCTTCAACACCCTCAACATGATCTCCTCCCTCATGCATGAGGACGTGGAAGCGGCCGACCGCATGATCACGCGGCTGAGCGACTTGCTGCGTCTCTCCCTGGCGGCCGAGGGCCGTCAGTTGGTCCCGCTCAAGGAAGAGCTGAAGACCCTTGAGATCTACCTTGAGATCATGGAGACCCGATTTGCCGGGACCCTGCACAGCGAGGTCGAGGTGGAGGCCTGCCTGAGCGCCCGGCAGGTGCCGCCATTCCTGCTCCAGCCTCTGGTCGAAAACGCCATCCGCCACGGACTCTCCCCGCGTTCCGAGGGGGGGCGCCTGAGGGTGGAAATCCGCCCCTCCGGCCAGGACCGGCTGCTGATGGTGGTGGAAGACGACGGCGTCGGCTCCCGGCTCGAGCCCGAGGAGATGCTCGACAAAGGCCGCGGACTCTCCAGCACCGCCGAGCGCCTGCAGCGCCTCTACTCCGACCGCCACAGCATGCGCCTGGTCCAATCCCCCCTGGGCGGCCTGCGCGTCGAACTCGAATTCCCCTCCGCTTCCTCGACCCCACCAGCAGCAAAATAA
- a CDS encoding M3 family oligoendopeptidase, with protein MGQQAMTVEKTGAEEIRWDLSDLYESISELEQALPRIEKEAEQFQKKHKGKLASYDAAEMAQALQEYEQVHDQAGRAYSFSYLDWTTKTGDAAKGATLQKVRESYNRVSQTLLFFELEWIALPDEKAEQLLQSPALNGYRHYLVLQRRLKEHVLSEAEEKILAEKSVTGRSAWNRFFDETLGTARFTLQGEEMGEQEVLAKLHDSDRDLRRQAALSLTEGLQRTLRETTFVFNTLVADKASDDRLRNYPHWLASRNLANQVSDEAVENLIGVVTSRYDLVARFYNLKKRLLGYDELFDYDRYAPIVQSDRRYDWAEARTVVLEAYRAFHPEMARVAEMFFDKDWIDAPVGRSKRGGAYSHSTVPSAHPYVFLNYTGRDRDVQTLAHELGHGVHQYLAREQGILHCDTPLTMAETASVFGEMLVFESLRRKEENTANELAMLVGKIDDSMATVFRQVSMNRFEARLHTARREDGELSSERISELWIEAQGQMFQGSVTLLDHYSIWWSYIPHFIHTPGYVYAYAFGELMVMALFARYREEGESFAPKYLELLTAGGSDWPYELAGKVGVDLRDPDFWAQGLAAIEALIDKAEELADELA; from the coding sequence ATGGGTCAGCAGGCGATGACAGTTGAGAAGACGGGAGCCGAGGAGATTCGCTGGGATCTGAGCGACCTCTACGAGTCGATCTCGGAGTTGGAGCAGGCTCTTCCCCGCATCGAGAAAGAGGCCGAACAATTCCAGAAGAAGCACAAGGGTAAACTGGCTTCCTATGATGCGGCTGAGATGGCCCAGGCATTGCAGGAGTATGAACAGGTTCACGACCAGGCCGGACGCGCCTATTCCTTCTCCTATCTGGATTGGACCACCAAGACCGGAGACGCAGCCAAAGGAGCGACGCTGCAAAAGGTGCGCGAGTCATACAACCGCGTCAGCCAGACCCTGCTCTTTTTCGAACTGGAGTGGATCGCCCTTCCCGACGAGAAGGCCGAGCAACTGCTGCAAAGTCCAGCCTTGAACGGCTACCGGCATTATCTTGTCCTGCAGAGAAGACTCAAGGAGCACGTCCTCAGCGAGGCGGAAGAAAAGATACTCGCCGAGAAGTCGGTGACCGGGCGTTCGGCCTGGAACCGCTTCTTCGACGAAACGCTGGGCACCGCCCGCTTTACCTTGCAGGGCGAAGAGATGGGCGAGCAGGAGGTGCTGGCCAAACTTCACGACAGCGACCGTGACCTGCGCCGGCAGGCGGCTCTCTCCTTGACGGAAGGCTTGCAGAGGACGCTGCGCGAGACGACTTTCGTTTTCAATACGCTGGTGGCCGACAAGGCTTCGGACGACCGCTTGCGCAACTATCCCCACTGGCTGGCCTCGCGAAATCTGGCGAATCAGGTCAGCGATGAAGCGGTCGAGAATCTCATCGGGGTGGTGACCTCGCGCTATGACCTGGTAGCCCGGTTCTACAACTTGAAAAAGCGCCTGCTGGGTTATGACGAGTTGTTCGACTATGACCGCTATGCTCCCATCGTCCAGTCCGATCGCCGCTACGACTGGGCCGAGGCCCGCACGGTTGTGCTTGAAGCCTACCGTGCCTTTCATCCTGAAATGGCCCGTGTTGCCGAGATGTTTTTCGACAAGGACTGGATCGATGCACCCGTGGGCCGGTCAAAGCGGGGGGGCGCCTACAGCCACAGCACTGTCCCCAGCGCTCATCCTTATGTCTTCCTTAACTACACCGGCCGCGACCGCGACGTCCAGACGCTGGCTCACGAACTGGGTCACGGGGTGCATCAGTATCTGGCCCGCGAGCAGGGCATCCTCCACTGCGACACTCCCCTGACCATGGCTGAAACGGCTTCCGTCTTCGGAGAGATGCTGGTGTTTGAGAGCCTGCGCCGCAAGGAAGAGAATACCGCCAACGAGCTGGCCATGCTGGTGGGCAAGATCGATGACAGCATGGCTACGGTTTTCCGCCAGGTGAGCATGAACCGTTTCGAAGCCCGGCTCCATACCGCCCGGCGTGAAGACGGCGAGCTGTCGTCCGAACGCATCAGCGAGCTGTGGATCGAGGCCCAAGGGCAGATGTTTCAGGGCAGCGTGACCCTGCTCGACCATTATTCCATCTGGTGGAGCTACATCCCCCACTTCATCCATACGCCCGGCTATGTCTACGCCTACGCTTTCGGAGAGCTGATGGTGATGGCTCTTTTCGCCCGCTACCGCGAGGAGGGCGAGTCCTTCGCCCCCAAGTACCTGGAACTTCTGACGGCCGGCGGGTCGGACTGGCCCTACGAGCTGGCCGGCAAGGTGGGGGTCGACTTGCGTGACCCCGACTTCTGGGCTCAGGGCCTGGCAGCCATCGAAGCCCTCATCGACAAAGCCGAGGAACTGGCCGACGAATTGGCTTAA
- a CDS encoding TonB-dependent receptor — MKFVWTGLLAAALTTVLAVASPALDERKEQEKASSEERKPQEEPPPLQETIVVTASGQREELADSVSLVTRFDRQDLMDAAGLTLDDKLRRVPGFSLFRRSSSLIAHPTTQGVSLRGIGPSGASRSLVMLDGIPLNDPFGGWVYWNRLPTLALEAVEVARGGGSQLYGSSALGGTLQLLTRSPGETFLEGEIEGGRFQSFNGQAAAGGGGGDLSYLVAGRFFDSQGFFVVPEKQRGRIDRPLDLAFQSFLGRLTYKDLHATVNLYHEDRGNGTPLQRNGSRFQLFQAGLQRPNWRWSFHLQSGRFDNRFSRLSPDRNSEVQTAVQRFDTLALGSSISATLSGRLLIGADWRRVEWDGRAQNLAGLFLQDVRTLHPRLDLLLGLRLDAWENNSTQGEANPRAGLVWRAAHSLTVRTSLYRGFRAPTLNELHRPFQVGNAFTLANPELASESLWGYEAGFDLHPGRHLLLRFNAFATSLRDPVGNVTLSSGPDGILRRRQNLGPVDIRGWEFEGRHRRGAWEMRAAYLYSFSQVESSGLRLPQAPLHQASLGLFRQTPAWKGGIEVRYLSSQFNDDLNSVRLGGYALVDLSASLPLGESWEMFAAAENLLDRRYAFDATPLERLGTPRLVHGGLRWRLQ, encoded by the coding sequence ATGAAGTTCGTGTGGACCGGATTACTGGCAGCCGCGCTGACGACGGTCCTGGCGGTGGCTTCTCCCGCTCTGGACGAGAGGAAAGAGCAGGAAAAGGCCTCCTCTGAGGAACGCAAGCCCCAGGAAGAGCCTCCGCCTTTGCAGGAAACCATCGTCGTCACGGCTTCGGGGCAGCGTGAGGAACTCGCCGACTCGGTCTCGCTGGTCACGCGCTTCGACCGTCAGGACCTGATGGACGCCGCCGGACTGACGCTGGACGACAAGCTGCGGCGCGTCCCCGGGTTCAGCCTCTTCCGCCGCTCCAGCAGCCTGATCGCCCACCCCACCACCCAAGGCGTCTCTCTGCGCGGCATCGGACCCAGCGGTGCCAGCCGTTCGCTGGTCATGCTGGACGGCATCCCGCTCAACGACCCCTTCGGCGGATGGGTCTACTGGAACCGGCTGCCCACCTTGGCCCTTGAAGCGGTGGAGGTGGCCCGCGGAGGGGGCAGCCAGCTCTACGGAAGCTCGGCTCTGGGCGGCACCCTGCAACTGCTCACCCGCTCTCCGGGAGAGACCTTTCTGGAAGGCGAAATCGAGGGCGGACGCTTCCAGTCCTTCAACGGCCAGGCGGCGGCGGGCGGCGGCGGCGGCGACCTCAGCTACCTGGTGGCCGGGCGCTTTTTCGACAGCCAGGGATTCTTCGTGGTCCCCGAGAAACAGCGCGGCCGGATCGACCGTCCTCTCGACCTGGCCTTTCAAAGCTTCCTGGGACGCTTGACCTACAAGGATCTGCACGCCACCGTCAACCTCTATCACGAGGACCGCGGCAACGGCACCCCCTTGCAACGCAACGGTTCCCGCTTTCAGCTTTTCCAGGCGGGATTGCAGCGTCCCAACTGGCGCTGGAGCTTCCACCTGCAAAGCGGACGCTTCGACAACCGCTTCTCGCGCCTTTCGCCGGACCGCAACAGCGAGGTGCAGACCGCCGTGCAGCGCTTCGACACGCTGGCGCTGGGATCATCCATCTCCGCCACCCTGAGCGGACGCCTGCTGATCGGCGCCGACTGGAGGCGGGTGGAATGGGACGGCAGGGCCCAGAACCTGGCCGGACTCTTCCTGCAGGACGTGCGCACCCTCCATCCCCGCCTCGACCTGCTGCTGGGCCTGCGCCTGGACGCCTGGGAAAACAACTCCACCCAGGGCGAAGCCAACCCCCGCGCCGGACTGGTGTGGAGGGCCGCCCACAGCCTCACCGTTCGCACCTCTCTCTATCGCGGATTCCGGGCGCCCACGCTCAACGAACTTCATCGCCCCTTCCAGGTGGGCAATGCCTTCACGCTGGCCAATCCCGAGCTGGCATCGGAGAGTCTGTGGGGATATGAAGCCGGTTTCGACCTCCACCCCGGACGCCACCTTCTGCTGCGCTTCAACGCCTTCGCCACCTCTCTCCGCGATCCGGTGGGAAACGTCACCCTGAGCAGCGGCCCCGACGGTATCCTGCGCCGCCGCCAGAACCTGGGGCCGGTCGACATCCGGGGATGGGAATTCGAAGGCCGGCACCGCCGGGGCGCCTGGGAAATGCGCGCCGCCTATCTCTATTCCTTCTCCCAGGTCGAATCGAGCGGACTCCGCCTTCCCCAGGCTCCTCTCCACCAGGCCTCCTTGGGACTCTTCCGCCAAACGCCGGCTTGGAAGGGCGGAATCGAGGTGCGTTACCTTTCCAGCCAGTTCAACGACGACCTCAACTCGGTGCGCCTGGGCGGCTATGCCCTTGTCGATCTCAGCGCTTCCCTTCCCCTGGGCGAGTCCTGGGAAATGTTCGCCGCCGCTGAAAACCTGTTGGACCGCCGCTATGCCTTCGACGCCACTCCGCTGGAACGGCTGGGGACGCCGCGCCTGGTTCACGGCGGATTGAGATGGAGGCTGCAATGA
- a CDS encoding PLP-dependent aminotransferase family protein — protein MAAKRSSGAILAMLAPRRSSSVPLQRQLYEAIRGAILEGGLPPGTRLPSSRALAEEWSLGRNTVVNAFEQLAAEGYLNSRIGSGTYVSDNLPEEFLQVEEGQAAPARNRGDLVSTSLSTRAQWYADLQMTPDPESPVPFSPGLPALDAFPAEQWRRIASRRMRRITRRDLSYGDPSGLTSLRQSLASYLNTARGVRCTWRQILILSSSQQGLDLCARVLLEPGDRVLMEEPGYLGARGALGAAGAELIPVPVDADGMRVEQGIEETPGARLVYVTPSHHFPLGPMLSLRRRLALLEWASRSGAWIVEDDYDSEFRYSGQPLASLQGLDEGGRVFYLGTFSKVLFPSLRLGYLVVPESLVEAFTSARSLMDGHPPSFTQQVLADFIEEGHFSAHIRRMRGLYRRRMLSLVDALREETGGGTEVNPVESGMHLVLDLEDHVDDTALSRRACEERIDAPSLSRYYLGPARRKGLLLGFCGVPTHELKRGAGVLGALLESLG, from the coding sequence ATGGCGGCCAAGAGATCTTCAGGTGCGATTCTGGCGATGCTGGCGCCGCGGCGCTCCAGCTCGGTTCCCCTGCAGCGGCAGCTTTACGAGGCCATCCGGGGGGCCATTCTGGAGGGAGGACTGCCTCCGGGAACCCGTTTGCCCTCCAGCCGCGCCTTGGCGGAAGAATGGAGCCTGGGCCGCAATACGGTGGTCAATGCTTTTGAGCAACTGGCGGCGGAAGGCTATCTGAACAGCCGCATCGGTTCGGGGACCTACGTTTCCGACAACCTGCCCGAGGAGTTTCTGCAAGTTGAAGAAGGCCAGGCGGCACCGGCCCGAAATCGAGGGGATCTGGTGTCGACCTCCCTTTCCACAAGGGCTCAGTGGTACGCCGATCTGCAGATGACTCCCGACCCCGAGTCGCCCGTCCCTTTCTCGCCGGGACTGCCGGCCCTGGATGCTTTTCCCGCCGAGCAGTGGCGCCGCATCGCCTCACGCCGCATGCGCCGCATCACGCGCCGCGATCTCAGCTATGGAGATCCCAGCGGACTGACTTCGCTGCGCCAATCGCTGGCCTCTTATCTCAACACGGCGCGCGGAGTGCGCTGCACCTGGCGCCAGATCCTCATCCTCTCCAGTTCTCAGCAGGGACTCGACCTTTGTGCCCGCGTCCTGCTCGAACCCGGCGACCGGGTGTTGATGGAGGAGCCCGGCTACCTGGGCGCACGGGGGGCCTTGGGGGCGGCTGGGGCCGAGCTGATCCCTGTCCCGGTGGACGCCGACGGCATGCGGGTGGAGCAGGGCATCGAAGAGACCCCTGGGGCCCGTCTGGTCTACGTGACCCCCTCCCACCACTTTCCCCTGGGCCCGATGCTCAGCCTGCGCCGCCGCCTGGCCCTGTTGGAGTGGGCCTCCCGTTCGGGAGCCTGGATTGTGGAGGATGACTACGACAGCGAGTTCCGCTACTCCGGTCAGCCCTTGGCTTCTCTGCAGGGGCTGGACGAAGGCGGACGGGTCTTCTATCTGGGCACTTTCAGCAAAGTCCTCTTTCCCTCCCTGCGTCTGGGATATCTGGTGGTTCCCGAGTCCTTGGTCGAGGCTTTCACCTCGGCCCGATCGCTGATGGACGGTCACCCTCCATCCTTCACTCAGCAGGTCTTGGCCGACTTTATCGAAGAAGGACACTTCTCGGCCCACATCCGGCGCATGCGCGGCCTCTATCGCCGCCGCATGCTCAGTCTGGTGGACGCCCTGCGCGAGGAGACCGGGGGCGGGACCGAGGTGAATCCTGTCGAATCGGGTATGCACCTGGTGCTCGACCTTGAGGACCACGTGGACGACACGGCTCTAAGCCGCCGGGCCTGCGAGGAACGAATCGACGCTCCTTCGCTTTCCCGCTACTACCTGGGACCTGCACGCCGAAAGGGCCTGCTTCTGGGCTTCTGCGGAGTCCCTACCCACGAGTTGAAGCGGGGCGCCGGAGTGCTTGGAGCATTGCTTGAGTCTCTTGGATGA